A window from Sphingopyxis alaskensis RB2256 encodes these proteins:
- a CDS encoding GNAT family N-acetyltransferase — protein MTGAIRIATARVGDVAAVMRVMDAAFDPAYGEAWSTAQLLTLFALPSARVAIAWDGERACGFSAARMAGPESELLLLAVDPAYRGRGIGRRLMTDWQAWAAEQGAEDYFLEMRADNDAVRLYASAGFSECGRRAAYYRGQDGVMRDAITMRRSGSSDTSG, from the coding sequence ATGACCGGCGCGATCCGCATCGCCACCGCGCGGGTCGGCGACGTTGCCGCGGTGATGCGCGTGATGGACGCCGCCTTCGATCCCGCCTATGGCGAGGCGTGGAGCACGGCGCAGCTTCTGACCCTGTTCGCCCTGCCGTCGGCGCGCGTCGCGATCGCGTGGGATGGCGAACGCGCCTGCGGCTTTTCGGCCGCGCGGATGGCCGGACCTGAAAGCGAGCTTCTGCTGCTTGCGGTCGATCCTGCCTATCGCGGTCGCGGGATCGGTCGGCGGTTGATGACCGATTGGCAGGCATGGGCCGCCGAACAGGGCGCCGAAGACTATTTCCTTGAAATGCGCGCCGATAATGATGCGGTTCGTCTTTATGCCAGTGCAGGCTTTTCGGAATGCGGGCGCCGCGCTGCTTATTATCGCGGTCAGGATGGCGTAATGCGCGACGCGATTACGATGCGACGTTCGGGATCGAGCGACACGTCGGGTTGA
- the tsaB gene encoding tRNA (adenosine(37)-N6)-threonylcarbamoyltransferase complex dimerization subunit type 1 TsaB — MSDAPTLVIDSASEACSVALVAGGRVVDFRHEVIGRGHAERLVPLIAELADGGRADAIAIGCGPGSFAGVRIGVAAARALALGWQVPAHGFSTLALVAAGAADPIGEAGGALVVMEGGHGQWFVQPFAADLSPRADACSLLPDAAVALNDVLIVGNRAEAFVARRGSGRALAMLPDARAFLRLPRGALTNPPSPIYGRAPDARPMSGA; from the coding sequence TTGTCTGACGCGCCAACGCTCGTCATCGATTCCGCCAGCGAGGCCTGCTCGGTCGCGCTGGTGGCAGGCGGGCGCGTCGTCGACTTTCGCCATGAGGTGATCGGGCGCGGCCACGCCGAGCGCCTCGTTCCGCTGATCGCCGAACTCGCGGACGGCGGGCGCGCCGATGCCATCGCGATCGGCTGCGGCCCCGGCAGTTTCGCCGGCGTGCGGATCGGCGTCGCCGCGGCGCGCGCGCTCGCGCTTGGCTGGCAGGTACCCGCGCATGGCTTTTCGACCCTCGCCCTCGTCGCGGCCGGTGCGGCCGATCCGATCGGCGAGGCGGGCGGCGCGCTCGTCGTGATGGAGGGCGGTCACGGCCAATGGTTCGTCCAGCCCTTTGCCGCCGACCTGTCGCCGCGCGCCGATGCGTGTTCGCTGCTTCCCGACGCGGCGGTCGCGCTGAACGATGTGCTCATCGTCGGCAATCGCGCCGAGGCCTTCGTTGCGCGCCGCGGGTCGGGGCGCGCGCTGGCCATGCTGCCCGACGCGCGCGCATTTCTGCGCCTGCCGCGCGGCGCGCTGACCAACCCGCCGAGCCCCATTTATGGTCGCGCGCCCGACGCCCGACCGATGAGCGGCGCATGA
- a CDS encoding malonic semialdehyde reductase, which translates to MSEPLSDSALDQLFRTARTYNGYLDKPVSEAQLHAIWDLMKFGPTSANSLPARIVWCMSDAAKEKLAAHAMPANAEKILAAPVTAIIAMDLEFYEHLPEFFPHTDARSWFAGKDALAETTAFRNSSLQGAYFLLAARALGLDTGPMSGFDNDAVDKAFFADQPKVKSNFISTLGYGDPATIFDRSPRPDFDRFNRLV; encoded by the coding sequence ATGAGCGAGCCGCTTTCCGACAGCGCTCTCGACCAGCTTTTTCGCACCGCGCGCACCTATAACGGCTATCTCGACAAGCCGGTGTCGGAGGCGCAGCTGCACGCCATCTGGGATCTGATGAAGTTCGGGCCGACGAGCGCGAACAGCCTGCCGGCGCGGATCGTCTGGTGCATGTCGGATGCGGCGAAAGAGAAGCTCGCGGCGCACGCGATGCCCGCCAATGCCGAAAAGATCCTCGCCGCGCCGGTTACCGCGATCATCGCCATGGACCTTGAGTTTTACGAACATTTGCCCGAGTTTTTCCCGCACACCGACGCGCGCAGCTGGTTTGCGGGCAAGGATGCGCTTGCCGAGACGACCGCCTTCCGTAATTCGAGCCTGCAGGGCGCCTATTTTCTGCTCGCGGCGCGTGCGCTCGGGCTCGATACCGGCCCGATGTCGGGGTTCGACAATGACGCGGTCGACAAGGCCTTCTTTGCCGATCAACCGAAGGTGAAGAGCAATTTCATCTCGACGCTCGGCTATGGCGATCCCGCGACGATCTTCGACCGCAGCCCGCGGCCGGACTTTGATCGCTTCAACCGCCTTGTCTGA
- a CDS encoding NifU family protein: protein MLIETESTPNPATLKFLPGRTVMETGTRDFASAEEAEASPLASALFSLGDVTGVFFGRDFVSVTIAPGAEWADVKPDVLGIVMDHFLAGVPLFNAASAGSAVPPEDAGFADDPADADIIEQIKELIETRVRPAVANDGGDIVYRGFDKGNVYLKMQGACAGCPSSTATLKNGIESLLKHYVPEVTAVHAV from the coding sequence ATGCTCATCGAAACCGAATCGACGCCCAATCCCGCGACGCTCAAATTCCTGCCCGGTCGGACGGTGATGGAAACGGGAACGCGCGACTTTGCCAGCGCCGAAGAAGCCGAAGCCTCGCCGCTCGCCAGCGCGCTCTTTTCGCTGGGCGACGTCACCGGGGTTTTCTTCGGCCGCGATTTCGTGTCGGTGACGATCGCCCCCGGCGCCGAATGGGCCGATGTGAAGCCCGATGTGCTTGGCATCGTCATGGATCATTTTCTGGCCGGGGTGCCGTTGTTCAACGCTGCCAGCGCCGGTTCTGCGGTGCCACCGGAAGATGCGGGCTTCGCCGATGATCCGGCCGATGCCGACATCATCGAACAGATCAAGGAATTGATCGAAACGCGCGTGCGCCCCGCGGTCGCCAACGACGGCGGCGACATCGTCTATCGCGGCTTCGACAAGGGCAATGTGTATCTCAAGATGCAGGGCGCCTGCGCCGGCTGTCCGTCGTCGACCGCAACGCTGAAAAATGGCATCGAGTCGCTCTTGAAACATTATGTGCCCGAGGTAACGGCAGTTCACGCCGTCTGA